The Silvanigrella paludirubra genome includes a window with the following:
- a CDS encoding SPFH domain-containing protein, giving the protein MEGFSLLPIFLLLAIVFLVIIIFTKYVIVIRQQECVIVERLGKFHTILNSGLNILIPFVDQSRQILWSRNGMITNVDRIDLREVVIDIPEQKVITKDNVGIIVDAIIYVQITDVKRAAYEIQSLPWAVAQLTQTTLRSLVGEMDLDHTLSSRDVINSRLKIVLDEATDKWGLKVNRVELKNVSPPPDVQMAMEKQMQAERERRANVLTAEGSKQSQILNAEGEKRSRIEHSEGEKQEKINQALGDKEATIARAIGQAQAIEDVAAAQAKSIELIKGAFGSPDVAANYLIAMEYLKRFGEMTHKNTDKVFIPYEATAVLSSLGAVGDIMGKVASNAGSNIPLRK; this is encoded by the coding sequence ATGGAAGGTTTTAGTTTGTTACCTATATTTTTGTTACTTGCAATTGTTTTTTTAGTTATTATAATATTTACAAAATATGTTATTGTTATTCGTCAGCAAGAATGTGTTATTGTAGAACGTTTAGGAAAATTTCATACTATTTTAAATTCAGGATTAAATATTTTAATTCCATTTGTCGATCAATCAAGACAAATTTTATGGAGCCGTAATGGAATGATAACGAATGTAGATCGTATTGATTTACGTGAAGTTGTAATTGATATTCCAGAACAAAAAGTGATTACAAAAGATAACGTGGGTATTATTGTTGACGCTATTATTTATGTTCAAATTACTGATGTAAAACGTGCTGCGTACGAAATTCAGTCGTTACCTTGGGCTGTTGCTCAATTAACACAAACGACCTTAAGAAGTTTAGTTGGCGAAATGGATTTAGATCATACTTTAAGCAGTCGTGATGTAATTAACTCAAGATTAAAAATTGTTCTTGACGAAGCTACTGATAAATGGGGTTTAAAAGTAAATCGTGTGGAACTTAAAAATGTTTCACCACCACCTGATGTTCAAATGGCCATGGAAAAACAAATGCAAGCTGAGCGTGAACGTCGTGCCAATGTCTTAACTGCTGAAGGTTCAAAACAGAGCCAAATTTTAAATGCAGAAGGTGAAAAGCGTTCTCGTATTGAACACTCTGAAGGTGAAAAACAAGAAAAAATCAATCAGGCTCTTGGTGATAAAGAGGCCACAATTGCAAGAGCAATTGGTCAAGCCCAAGCGATTGAAGATGTAGCTGCTGCCCAAGCAAAATCAATTGAGTTGATAAAGGGTGCTTTTGGTTCGCCAGACGTAGCTGCAAATTATCTTATTGCTATGGAATATTTAAAACGTTTTGGAGAAATGACTCATAAAAATACCGATAAAGTATTTATTCCTTATGAGGCAACAGCTGTTCTTTCTTCGTTAGGAGCAGTTGGAGACATAATGGGTAAAGTGGCTTCAAACGCGGGAAGCAATATACCATTAAGAAAATAA
- a CDS encoding NfeD family protein — protein sequence MTFDWHWLYFVFGVLFILIEIFTLTFYFLPIGIAAIVTGIFALFIQNVYIHVAIFTIAGIILLFLISKWKKSRFLKPVGSQFVAGLVGQQGVIIEGFMSSQSPGKVKIFSDIWEIHWDPHQENKIMNLKVGDLVKVITVEGNKVTVDKVKT from the coding sequence ATGACTTTTGATTGGCACTGGCTTTATTTTGTATTTGGTGTTCTTTTTATATTAATTGAAATTTTTACCTTAACATTTTATTTTTTACCTATTGGAATTGCTGCTATAGTTACAGGAATATTTGCGTTATTTATTCAAAATGTTTATATTCATGTTGCTATTTTTACAATAGCAGGAATTATACTTCTTTTTCTTATTTCTAAATGGAAAAAATCACGTTTCCTTAAACCTGTAGGTTCTCAATTTGTGGCAGGTCTTGTTGGTCAGCAAGGGGTTATTATTGAAGGCTTTATGTCTTCTCAGTCTCCAGGAAAAGTCAAAATATTTTCTGATATTTGGGAAATTCATTGGGATCCTCATCAAGAAAATAAAATAATGAATTTAAAGGTTGGTGATCTAGTAAAAGTTATCACAGTAGAGGGAAATAAGGTTACTGTAGATAAAGTAAAGACTTAA
- a CDS encoding pseudouridine synthase encodes MVKVANKEELVRLNVLLQEFGVSSRRKADELIESGAVQVNGKIIRVLGTKIERQSSISVNGKVLKNIPAKVTYILNKPFMTITSRKDDKERATIFDLPEIKKLPLNVQSVGRLDYRSEGLLVLTNDGDLALALSHPKYSVEKTYAVLTSSAFTVEDSEKLKKGIELDDGPAKAISVKIGGKEKLGNSVGQWIELVVTEGRNRLVRRMMEALGLSVVRLVRVAIGDLRLPGKLEPGKMRIVSDIEAKYLNDIKKSMINEESKKKKTPNALSKDVTEKRKIKRKLTLNDTDYAREAERREKRASLVASLRKKETEKIKEEKRSAWHSNENAKKDNKDKKSYFTKEKKEEVSKNKESKRSSVYREDKVKSEDKLESKSKKRNSKKDFEKKPKTSSGKNQSSKKRYDK; translated from the coding sequence ATGGTTAAAGTAGCAAATAAAGAAGAGCTTGTTCGTTTAAATGTCCTTTTGCAAGAGTTTGGTGTTTCTTCACGCCGAAAAGCAGATGAACTCATTGAGTCCGGTGCTGTTCAAGTTAATGGAAAAATAATTCGAGTATTAGGGACAAAAATAGAAAGACAATCCTCTATTTCTGTAAATGGAAAAGTTTTAAAAAACATTCCTGCTAAAGTAACGTATATTTTAAACAAGCCTTTTATGACAATTACGAGTCGAAAGGATGATAAAGAAAGAGCTACTATTTTTGATTTACCTGAAATCAAAAAACTTCCTTTAAATGTTCAATCTGTTGGGCGCTTGGATTACCGAAGCGAAGGTTTACTTGTTTTAACCAATGATGGGGATTTAGCGCTGGCTTTATCGCATCCTAAGTACTCCGTTGAAAAAACTTATGCTGTTTTAACTTCTTCTGCCTTTACTGTTGAAGATTCTGAAAAATTAAAAAAAGGAATTGAACTTGATGATGGCCCAGCTAAAGCAATTTCAGTAAAAATTGGTGGAAAAGAAAAGTTAGGTAACAGTGTTGGGCAATGGATTGAGTTGGTTGTTACGGAAGGTAGAAATCGTCTTGTCCGTCGTATGATGGAAGCGTTGGGTTTGAGTGTTGTAAGACTTGTTCGTGTTGCTATTGGAGATCTTCGACTTCCAGGTAAATTAGAGCCTGGAAAAATGCGAATAGTCTCTGACATTGAAGCTAAATATTTAAATGATATTAAAAAAAGCATGATTAACGAAGAATCTAAAAAGAAAAAAACTCCAAATGCTTTATCAAAAGATGTCACTGAGAAAAGAAAGATCAAACGTAAATTAACACTTAACGATACAGATTATGCACGAGAAGCAGAAAGACGTGAAAAAAGAGCCTCTTTAGTTGCGAGTTTACGTAAAAAAGAAACAGAAAAAATAAAAGAAGAAAAAAGATCTGCTTGGCATAGTAATGAAAATGCGAAGAAAGATAATAAAGATAAAAAATCGTATTTTACAAAAGAAAAAAAAGAGGAAGTTTCTAAAAATAAAGAATCAAAAAGAAGTTCAGTTTATCGCGAAGATAAAGTAAAATCAGAAGATAAATTGGAATCCAAAAGTAAAAAGAGAAACTCCAAAAAAGACTTTGAAAAAAAACCAAAAACGTCTTCAGGAAAAAACCAAAGTTCTAAAAAGAGGTACGATAAATGA
- a CDS encoding pyruvate dehydrogenase complex dihydrolipoamide acetyltransferase, whose product MATVMEMPKLSDTMSEGSVARWLKKEGDKVSAGIPVIEIDTDKATMEYECPASGTLLKILVGDGQKCALQAPIAVIGKPDEKWEEALEKYNAKKGGAAASSETKKEAPKASSAAAPSASSSKSSASAPDLNVKASPLAKKIAADKGIDLKAIQGSGPNGRIVQRDLDQAPSSGSSSSSFVFAANAEVEKIPHTNMRKTIARRLAESVNTAPHFFLTVNINMTNLLAWRKDAVAKLPENEKFSVNDLVIFLTARALKRHPDVNSSWQDDYVAKYRDVHMSVAVALPNGLMTPVVRHADKLTVVQIAQETKRLVKLAKDGKLQPNDYAGGTFSVSNLGMAGIESFTAIINPPQAAILAVGATVPTPVVLPNGTIGVEQRMKVTLSCDHRVIDGAVGAEFLKTLRQFFEDPVSALFLG is encoded by the coding sequence ATGGCAACAGTAATGGAAATGCCAAAACTTTCAGATACGATGTCCGAAGGTTCTGTAGCTCGTTGGTTAAAAAAAGAAGGTGATAAAGTATCTGCTGGTATTCCAGTAATTGAAATTGATACAGATAAAGCCACAATGGAATATGAATGTCCTGCAAGTGGTACTTTATTAAAAATATTAGTTGGCGATGGACAAAAATGTGCTTTGCAAGCTCCTATTGCGGTTATTGGTAAACCCGATGAAAAATGGGAAGAAGCTCTCGAAAAATATAATGCAAAAAAAGGAGGAGCAGCTGCTTCTTCTGAAACAAAAAAAGAAGCTCCTAAAGCATCTTCTGCAGCGGCGCCAAGTGCATCTTCATCTAAATCATCTGCTTCTGCACCTGATCTAAATGTAAAAGCAAGTCCACTTGCTAAAAAAATTGCTGCTGATAAAGGAATTGATCTAAAAGCAATTCAAGGAAGCGGTCCAAATGGACGTATTGTGCAAAGAGATCTTGATCAAGCGCCATCCTCGGGATCTTCTTCATCTAGTTTTGTATTTGCAGCTAATGCGGAAGTTGAAAAAATTCCGCATACTAATATGCGCAAAACAATTGCTCGTCGTTTAGCAGAAAGTGTAAATACAGCACCGCACTTTTTCTTAACAGTTAATATTAATATGACAAATCTTCTTGCTTGGCGTAAAGATGCTGTTGCAAAATTACCTGAAAATGAAAAATTCAGTGTAAATGATTTGGTTATCTTCTTAACTGCGCGTGCTTTAAAACGTCACCCAGACGTAAACTCTTCTTGGCAAGATGATTATGTTGCAAAATATCGTGATGTTCATATGAGCGTTGCGGTTGCTCTGCCAAATGGGCTTATGACTCCTGTGGTTCGTCATGCAGATAAACTTACAGTTGTTCAAATTGCGCAAGAAACAAAACGTCTTGTGAAATTAGCTAAAGATGGAAAATTACAACCAAATGACTATGCTGGCGGAACGTTTTCTGTTAGTAATTTAGGTATGGCTGGTATTGAAAGTTTTACAGCAATCATTAACCCACCACAGGCAGCAATATTAGCGGTAGGAGCAACAGTTCCTACTCCAGTGGTATTGCCAAATGGAACAATTGGTGTGGAACAAAGAATGAAAGTAACTTTAAGTTGCGATCATAGGGTAATCGATGGCGCTGTTGGTGCTGAATTCTTAAAGACATTAAGACAATTTTTTGAAGACCCTGTCTCTGCATTGTTTTTAGGATAA
- a CDS encoding pyruvate dehydrogenase complex E1 component subunit beta, which translates to MAILTLREALNQALTEEMERDPSVFVMGEEVAQYDGAYKVTKGMLAKFGPMRVVDSPISEAGFAGLGVGAAMCGLRPVIEMMTWNFAIQAFDQIINHAAKMLYMSGGQYKVPMVIRGPHGAAHMLGAQHSQCVDHMLVNCPGLKIVSTVIPSDAKGLMKSAIRDDNTVLFLESEMLYGRSGEVPDGEYIIPLGVGDIKREGTDVTLVAWNKMVLLALDVAAELEKEGISVEIIDPRTLMPLDEDMIFNSVRKTNRLVVLEEGWGVASFGCHIVDRVVKECFDYLDAPPERVTNLFVPMPYNERLEHEVLPSAERTISAIKAVLYK; encoded by the coding sequence ATGGCTATATTAACTTTACGCGAAGCTTTAAACCAGGCTTTGACAGAAGAAATGGAACGCGATCCAAGTGTATTTGTCATGGGCGAAGAAGTTGCTCAGTATGACGGTGCTTATAAAGTAACAAAAGGAATGTTGGCAAAATTTGGACCTATGCGCGTTGTCGATTCCCCTATTTCCGAAGCAGGTTTTGCAGGATTAGGTGTTGGCGCTGCTATGTGTGGTCTTCGTCCTGTGATCGAAATGATGACATGGAACTTTGCTATTCAAGCTTTTGACCAAATTATCAATCACGCAGCAAAAATGCTATATATGAGCGGTGGACAATATAAAGTCCCAATGGTTATTCGTGGACCACATGGTGCGGCTCACATGCTTGGTGCTCAACACAGTCAATGTGTGGATCACATGCTTGTAAATTGCCCTGGTTTAAAAATAGTAAGTACAGTTATTCCTTCAGACGCTAAAGGATTAATGAAGTCTGCTATTCGCGATGACAACACGGTTTTATTTTTAGAAAGCGAAATGCTTTATGGCCGTTCTGGTGAAGTTCCTGATGGGGAATATATAATTCCATTGGGCGTTGGTGATATTAAACGCGAAGGAACAGATGTTACTTTAGTAGCATGGAATAAAATGGTTCTTCTTGCTCTAGATGTTGCTGCAGAACTTGAAAAAGAAGGCATCAGTGTTGAAATAATTGATCCCCGTACATTAATGCCACTCGATGAAGACATGATTTTTAACTCTGTTCGTAAGACAAATCGTTTGGTTGTTTTAGAAGAAGGTTGGGGAGTTGCTTCGTTTGGATGTCACATTGTCGATCGTGTTGTCAAAGAGTGTTTTGATTATCTTGATGCGCCACCAGAAAGAGTAACAAACTTATTTGTTCCTATGCCTTATAATGAGCGCTTAGAGCATGAAGTGTTACCATCTGCAGAGCGCACAATTTCTGCAATCAAGGCTGTATTATATAAATAA
- the pdhA gene encoding pyruvate dehydrogenase (acetyl-transferring) E1 component subunit alpha: protein MAQKLSNQLLVAFYKEMLLGRRIEERVGQLYVQQKFSGFCHLYIGQEAVGTGCLNAIRKGEDYVITGYRDHFLPIVLGMDPGVMLAELLGKVTGCARGKGGSMHMFSEKLHFMGGHGIVGGQVPLAVGAGWKIKYQKEDNVALCFLGDAAINQGQFHEALNLAAIWDLPCIFIIENNMYGMGTAITRTCSLHNLADRAKGYNMRQAIVDGRNVVNTYSQMKEIVEETRKTSKPILVEIQTYRFRGHSVSDPGNYRTKEEVEKERSRDCLVLLKDIMIQQKAAKEDDFETYEEEIAEIVEKAVTFADESPEPGLEEIHAHVLA, encoded by the coding sequence ATGGCTCAAAAATTATCAAATCAGCTTCTGGTAGCTTTTTATAAAGAGATGCTACTAGGGCGTCGCATCGAAGAGCGTGTCGGCCAACTTTATGTTCAACAAAAATTTAGTGGATTTTGTCACCTATATATTGGACAAGAAGCTGTTGGCACGGGTTGTTTAAATGCAATAAGAAAAGGGGAAGACTATGTGATTACAGGATATCGTGATCATTTTCTCCCTATTGTTTTAGGTATGGATCCAGGTGTTATGCTTGCTGAACTTCTTGGTAAGGTAACAGGTTGTGCGCGTGGAAAAGGTGGCTCCATGCACATGTTTTCTGAAAAACTTCATTTTATGGGTGGCCACGGTATTGTTGGAGGACAAGTTCCTCTAGCTGTTGGGGCAGGTTGGAAAATTAAGTATCAAAAAGAAGACAATGTAGCACTTTGCTTTTTAGGTGATGCGGCTATTAACCAAGGTCAATTTCATGAAGCACTTAACTTAGCTGCTATTTGGGATCTACCATGTATTTTTATTATTGAAAATAATATGTATGGAATGGGTACAGCTATTACAAGAACATGTTCTTTGCATAATCTTGCCGATAGGGCAAAAGGTTATAATATGCGTCAAGCAATTGTAGATGGACGTAATGTTGTAAATACTTATAGTCAAATGAAAGAAATTGTAGAAGAAACACGTAAAACTTCTAAACCAATTCTTGTTGAAATTCAAACTTATCGTTTCCGTGGTCACTCTGTTTCTGACCCAGGGAATTATCGTACAAAAGAAGAAGTTGAAAAAGAACGTAGTCGCGATTGTTTAGTCTTACTTAAAGATATTATGATTCAACAAAAAGCTGCAAAAGAAGACGATTTTGAAACTTATGAAGAAGAAATTGCTGAAATTGTAGAAAAAGCGGTTACTTTTGCTGATGAGTCTCCTGAACCAGGGCTAGAAGAAATTCATGCTCATGTTCTTGCCTAA
- a CDS encoding dimethylarginine dimethylaminohydrolase family protein encodes MRKVIHNVSEMSISKDSLSTMPYAHKVMMVNPAYFNIDTPINAHMLQADGSPHLLDKNKAMEQWQELKKTYEHIGLNVFVVDPVKGLPDMVFCANQSFPYLDAIGNYNAVLSNMFNDTRNEEVPFINSFLNAHGYTTHRIASRTMGYFFESMGDALWLPGHRFILGGYGFRTDKRIYNFLSEITNAPIAIFELKNPKFYHLDTCLSVLNATSAIACKEAFTEEGWQLLKSIFINLIEVPLEEADSPGFACNAHCPDQKHVIIQKGCQKTLQLLKDYDFVPLEVDTSEFIKSGGSVFCMKLMFF; translated from the coding sequence ATGAGAAAAGTGATACACAATGTATCCGAAATGTCCATTTCTAAAGACTCTTTATCAACCATGCCATATGCTCATAAAGTTATGATGGTAAATCCCGCTTATTTTAATATTGATACCCCAATCAATGCACATATGCTGCAGGCTGATGGGTCACCTCACTTATTAGATAAAAATAAAGCAATGGAACAGTGGCAAGAATTAAAAAAAACATATGAACATATTGGTTTAAATGTATTTGTTGTGGATCCTGTTAAAGGATTACCAGATATGGTTTTTTGTGCAAATCAAAGTTTTCCTTATTTAGATGCGATTGGAAACTATAACGCCGTATTATCAAATATGTTTAACGACACTCGAAATGAAGAAGTCCCATTTATCAATTCATTTTTAAATGCACACGGTTATACAACACATCGTATAGCATCTAGAACAATGGGGTATTTTTTTGAATCGATGGGTGACGCTTTGTGGCTTCCTGGGCACAGATTTATTTTAGGAGGCTACGGATTTCGGACAGATAAACGTATTTATAATTTTTTATCTGAAATAACAAATGCTCCTATTGCAATATTTGAATTGAAAAATCCAAAATTTTATCATTTAGATACTTGTTTAAGTGTATTAAACGCAACTTCTGCAATTGCATGTAAAGAAGCATTTACAGAGGAAGGTTGGCAATTGTTAAAGAGCATTTTTATCAATCTTATTGAAGTACCCCTTGAAGAAGCAGACTCACCTGGCTTTGCTTGTAATGCACATTGCCCCGACCAAAAACATGTGATTATCCAAAAAGGTTGTCAGAAAACTCTTCAATTATTAAAAGATTACGATTTTGTTCCTTTAGAGGTTGATACTTCAGAATTTATCAAATCTGGTGGTTCTGTATTTTGCATGAAACTCATGTTTTTCTAA
- a CDS encoding class I SAM-dependent rRNA methyltransferase: MLEIETVGLKQKFFKSPWLFSNQIIHKSDNELNNDKVSLVQIKGTKKVGVYCKNSLISIRFLPDSLFEKIENGFIKKDQFIDVIFNHLVNLKKAKSKFNFTNKEAFRLSHGDNDGLPAIAIDDYQSVLVLQSSSQAGEYILPYVIDALKQIDERSIFERSTGQIRKLENLPERTRWIREPLNKDQNFEINCLFSSLNMTFFLNKAQKTGLFLDQRNNLTYLANIIKNYNINSCLDICSYAGSWSSIAANSGVENLTLIDQDSWALNLAKRNILANAKGNTTIETLHGDMFEHMQGLIKNEKKFDLIIADPPAFAKSKKHIHEAKRAYSRMAKLASKLLSENGLLIVCSCSRNIKDSEFLESVSLGLEEGNWVFIHKGEQSPCHTHLAHPDSSEYLKCYFLNNRVL, from the coding sequence GTGTTAGAAATTGAAACAGTTGGATTAAAACAAAAGTTTTTTAAAAGTCCATGGCTCTTTAGCAATCAAATAATTCATAAATCGGACAACGAATTAAATAATGATAAAGTTTCACTAGTTCAAATTAAAGGAACAAAAAAAGTGGGAGTTTATTGCAAAAATAGTTTAATATCAATTCGTTTTTTACCCGATTCTTTATTTGAAAAAATAGAAAACGGTTTTATCAAAAAAGATCAATTTATTGACGTAATTTTTAATCATTTAGTAAACTTAAAAAAAGCAAAATCAAAATTTAATTTTACAAATAAAGAAGCTTTCAGATTATCTCATGGGGATAATGACGGCCTTCCAGCTATTGCTATTGATGACTACCAATCTGTTCTTGTTTTGCAAAGTTCATCTCAAGCAGGAGAATATATTCTACCTTATGTTATTGATGCTCTTAAACAAATAGATGAGAGATCTATTTTTGAAAGGAGCACAGGACAAATTAGAAAATTAGAAAATCTCCCCGAAAGAACACGTTGGATCCGTGAACCCTTAAACAAAGATCAAAATTTTGAAATAAATTGTTTATTTTCATCTCTAAATATGACTTTTTTTCTAAATAAAGCACAAAAAACGGGATTATTTTTAGACCAAAGAAATAACTTAACATACCTTGCAAATATAATTAAAAATTATAATATAAATTCTTGCCTTGATATATGTAGTTATGCTGGTTCATGGAGCTCTATCGCTGCAAATTCTGGAGTAGAAAACTTAACTTTAATTGATCAAGACTCTTGGGCATTAAACTTAGCAAAAAGAAATATATTAGCGAATGCAAAAGGGAACACAACGATTGAGACATTGCATGGTGATATGTTTGAACACATGCAAGGTTTGATAAAAAATGAGAAAAAATTTGATTTAATTATTGCCGATCCACCAGCTTTTGCTAAATCAAAAAAACATATTCATGAAGCAAAAAGAGCTTATTCACGAATGGCCAAATTAGCTAGTAAATTACTATCAGAAAATGGATTACTCATTGTTTGTAGTTGTAGCAGAAATATTAAAGACTCTGAATTTCTTGAATCTGTATCCTTAGGACTTGAAGAAGGTAACTGGGTTTTCATACATAAAGGCGAACAATCACCTTGTCACACACATCTTGCGCATCCAGATTCATCGGAATACTTAAAATGCTATTTCTTAAATAATCGAGTTCTCTAA